From Columba livia isolate bColLiv1 breed racing homer chromosome 5, bColLiv1.pat.W.v2, whole genome shotgun sequence, one genomic window encodes:
- the LGMN gene encoding legumain, with the protein MILKVVVLLGCALGISTFPMEDPEDGGKHWVVIVAGSNGWYNYRHQADVCHAYQIVHRNGIPDEQIVVMMYDDIADNEENPTKGIVINRPNGTDVYAGVPKDYTKEDVTPKNFLAVLRGDVEAMKGVGSGKVLKSGPKDHVFVYFTDHGAPGLLAFPEDDLHVRDLNKTIWYMYHHKKYQKMVFYIEACESGSMMNHLPDNINVYATTAANPRESSYACYYDEERQTYLGDWYSVNWMEDSDMEDLRKETLHKQFQLVKKRTNTSHVMQYGNRSISSMKVMQFQGTGKKAAPVSLPPVEHYDLTPSPDVPLAILKRKLMATNDLYEAKKIAAEMKAHLEVKEFIQESTRKIITLVTGSKEQTDKILSDRVTISNYDCYESVVNHFKARCFNWHLPLYEYALRQLYALVNVCEGGYPIDRICLAMDQVCLWH; encoded by the exons ATGATACTGAAGGTGGTTGTGCTGTTGGGCTGTGCTCTGGGCATCAGCACATTCCCCATGGAAGACCCTGAAGATGGAGGAAAGCACTGGGTGGTGATTGTTGCAGGCTCAAACGGGTGGTACAACTACCGACACCAG GCAGACGTGTGCCATGCATACCAGATTGTACACCGGAATGGAATTCCAGATGAACAGATCGTTGTTATGATGTATGATGACATTGCTGATAATGAAGA AAATCCAACAAAAGGCATTGTCATCAATAGACCTAATGGCACAGATGTGTATGCTGGAGTGCCCAAGGACTATACAAAGGAG GATGTTACTCCAAAGAATTTCCTTGCTGTTCTCAGAGGAGATGTGGAAGCAATGAAGGGAGTGGGATCAGGAAAAGTATTGAAAAG TGGTCCCAAAGAtcatgtgtttgtttatttcactGACCATGGAGCTCCAGGACTTCTGGCTTTTCCTGAGGATGAT CTTCACGTGAGGGACTTGAATAAGACTATTTGGTACATGTATCATCACAAAAAATACCAGAAG ATGGTGTTTTACATTGAAGCATGCGAGTCTGGATCTATGATGAATCATTTGCCTGATAATATCAATG TTTATGCAACAACAGCTGCCAATCCCAGAGAGTCATCTTACGCATGTTACTACGATGAGGAAAGGCAGACTTATCTGGGTGACTGGTACAGTGTGAATTGGATGGAAGATTCAGACATG GAGGATCTGAGAAAAGAAACACTCCACAAGCAGTTTCAGCTTGTAAAGAAACGCACCAACACCAGCCACGTGATGCAGTATGGAAACAGA AGCATCTCCTCCATGAAAGTGATGCAGTTTCAGGGCACGGGGAAGAAAGCTGCCCCCGTTTCTCTGCCACCTGTAGAACACTATGACCTGACTCCTAGTCCTGACGTGCCTCTTGCGATCTTGAAACGAAAGCTGATGGCTACCAATGACTTGTACGAGGCTAAGAAGATTGCTGCAGAGATGAAGGCACACCTGGAg GTGAAAGAATTTATCCAAGAATCCACGCGGAAGATCATCACCTTAGTAACAGGATCAAAAGAACAGACCGACAAAATTCTGTCAGACAGAGTGACCATCAGCAATTACGACTGCTACGAGTCAGTGGTGAACCACTTCAAAGCTCGTTGCTTCAACTGGCATTTACCCTTG tatgaGTATGCACTGAGACAGCTGTATGCCTTGGTCAACGTTTGTGAAGGAGGATACCCCATCGACAG AATATGCCTGGCCATGGATCAAGTGTGCCTTTGGCACTGA